One genomic region from Gemmatimonadota bacterium encodes:
- a CDS encoding MBL fold metallo-hydrolase gives MKRTPGCFSLLFSVLAVSGQVDAQRNWDEVVVEAHPVVGNIYMLTGSGGNIGVSVGDDGILIVDDQYAPLADKIKSALRGLHAGPLKFVLNTHFHGDHVGGNPIFGLEATIVAHTNVRKRVSTPQQRGDRTIPAMVEDGWPVITFDEEVSVHFNGEEIRLVHIPDGHTDTDSYVYFTGSDVIHMGDTFFNGRFPFVDLGSGGTVAGLERNIGQVLSMIGPDTRVIPGHGDLGDRVALQAYHDMLVATIESVRAMMAEGKTLDEIKAAGLPEKWAGYASDFVPEARWIETIYTSFGASE, from the coding sequence ATGAAACGAACACCCGGATGTTTTTCGTTGCTGTTCTCCGTTCTGGCCGTGAGCGGTCAGGTCGATGCGCAGCGGAACTGGGACGAGGTCGTCGTCGAAGCCCATCCTGTCGTGGGAAACATCTACATGCTCACGGGTAGCGGGGGTAACATCGGGGTATCGGTCGGTGATGACGGCATTCTGATCGTCGATGATCAGTACGCACCGCTGGCCGACAAGATCAAGTCGGCCCTCCGAGGCCTGCATGCCGGCCCGCTCAAGTTTGTCCTGAACACCCATTTCCACGGTGATCATGTAGGCGGCAACCCGATCTTCGGCCTTGAAGCGACTATCGTCGCCCACACCAACGTCCGCAAGCGGGTTTCCACACCGCAGCAGCGCGGGGATCGAACCATCCCCGCCATGGTAGAGGACGGCTGGCCGGTGATCACCTTCGACGAGGAGGTGTCGGTCCATTTCAACGGGGAAGAGATCAGGCTGGTGCATATACCGGACGGGCACACGGATACCGACAGCTATGTATATTTCACGGGGTCGGACGTAATCCACATGGGGGATACCTTCTTCAACGGCCGTTTCCCCTTCGTGGATCTCGGCAGCGGCGGCACGGTCGCCGGACTGGAACGGAACATCGGCCAAGTGCTTTCGATGATCGGACCGGATACGCGTGTGATTCCCGGCCATGGCGACCTGGGAGACCGCGTGGCTTTGCAGGCCTACCACGATATGCTCGTAGCGACCATCGAATCCGTCCGCGCCATGATGGCAGAGGGAAAAACGCTCGACGAAATCAAGGCCGCGGGCCTGCCGGAGAAATGGGCTGGATACGCGAGCGACTTCGTTCCGGAAGCACGATGGATCGAGACGATCTACACCAGTTTCGGCGCATCGGAATAA